In the Desulfitobacterium hafniense DCB-2 genome, CTTTTTTTGTTTGCCTCAACGGCTCAGCCTGCCTCGCTATCGTTTAGTATGATAATCTGGTCTTTGATATGCGGGGCTTTTTTCACAGTTCTTCTGTTCATACCCCGTAACCATGGACTGGAGTTTGCTAAGATTTTCTGTGAGGCCCAGGTAAATGTGGAGAAGAATGGTGGAAGCAAAGTAAATAGCTCCAAAATATTTAATTATGCGCAGGACTTGAATACCCCCTAAGAGCTTTATAACCCAATCCAGACGTTCTCCCGCCCAGTAGGAGGCTAGGGAGATGAAGACCAGAAAAGGAAAAAGCAGAAACCAGCTGGTGAAAATCACTTTTTGCCCTGAATTATACTGCCCATAAGGAGGAAGATCCGAACGGAGATAAAAATAATAGGCAAAAACTTTAGGAAGGTTCTTTATATCCTGCCAAGAGAGAAGGAGTGTTTTATCCTTGTGCATAAGCATATCCACTAAACGAAAGATGAAAAAGGCCGAGGCAAGCCAGCCAAAGCCCACATGCATCACGAAGACTTTGCTATAGGGCAGCGCCAGAAAGGGGAGGGGCTGATGAAGGATTAAACCGGTAAGAATAATTGCAATAAGAGAAAAGGCAAATCCCCAATGGAAAAAGCGGACTGAGGCAGGTTGTCTCATCTCAATATGATTAATTAATTGATCTTTATTTAATTCTTTCACGACCGGCTTGCGGATTTTGAGCTGGGGTTGGGAACCTTGGTTTTTTTTATTGTATTTCACGATTTCACCTCCGCACCCCACGAGAACCATTCACGTTTGTGTGTAAAGTCAGTTTTTTAGGTTCTTGCGATTTTTTAAGTCTTTTATAATAGTCAGACCCGGATATCTAAAGTGCGGAGTTGTTCTCCGTCAATGAGATGCACACTGCAGGAAAAGCAAGGGTCGAAGGAGCGAATCACTCTTCCGGCTTCTTTTAATTCCGGATGCTTGATGGTGAGGCCGCGAATGGATAATTCTCCTACACTGCAGTTACCGGCTTCATCCCGCGAACTAAAGTTCCAAGTCGATGGTGTTATGATTTGATAATGCTTAACCCGTCCTTTTTCGATTTTTACCCAATGACCTAAAGTCCCTCGCATGGCCTCCACATAGCCTATACCCATGCCTGATTCTTGCTGGACTTTGGTATTTAAAGTCTCTGCTCCAGGAACCAGGCGCTCCAGCCAGATCATGGCCGCTTCGGCAATCTTCTTGGTTTCCATGACCCGAGACCAATGACGGCCAAGAGTGCCATAGCCGATAATTTTTTCCTTGGCTATCACGGCCCGGGCTAAGGGGCCTACTTCCAGGGCATGCCCCTGGTAGCGGGGAGCCTTAACCCAGGTATAGCCTTGAGGTTGACTCTTGTCCGGCTCGGTTATTCCCTGCCAAGGGTGAGCGGGGGGAGTTGGTTTATACCAGGATGTTGTCACCTCCTCCAGGATTAACCGGTCATCAAAGGGCTGGTGTTTATCTTCGAGCACAATCCCGTGAGGAAATAAGGTACCGCCATCCGGTTGGGTGAAGCCTCCCACTGAGAGAAAGCTACCATTGCCTTTTCCCAGGTGGACATACTCCGGGTAGCGTTTTACCAGGAGCTCTATATCGGGTATCATAACATTATTGATAAATTCGAGAATTTTGATCAAATAGCCGCGATAGCGATTGATTTTATCGGCATCCACATGCATGGTGCATCCACCGGGTACAATTCCGTGCCCATGGGGAGCCTTTCCTCCGAATACACCGAAGGCGGCATGAGCATCCCGGGAAATCTCCACAGCTTGAAAATAATGCTCCGTCATGCGTTGGTTTTCTTCAGTATTAAATCGGATATCGCCCTCTAAATGAGGTGTAAAAGGAGGAATGTCAGGTCCTTTAAAATAATCCGGCATACTCATGAGATAGAAATGCCGAATATGATTCTGCAGGAAATCACTGCCCATAATAAGATTGCGTTGGATCAATCCATTGGAGGGAACAGTCATGCCAAGTGCTTGTTCTACAGCAAAAGCTGCCGCTACAGCATGAACGGAGGAACATATGCCACAGATGCGCTGAGTGTAATAAGGCATATCAAAAGCAGGGCGCCCTTCGAGAATCTGCTCAAAGCCTCGGTAAAGGGTATCCGAAATAAAAGCTTCTTGTATAACTCCGTTTTCCAGATAAGCTTCCACTAACATTGGATTATGAATGCGAGTAAATGGAAAGATAACTTTCTTTTCCAGCAAGCTCACTCCTTTGGTTTCTTCGGGCGATATTGATGACAGAATTTAACCTTTTTTACCTTAATCTTTTTCTTCTTTTCTTTGATGGTGGACCTGATGAAATTGCGATGAAGGCGGCCCTTGTAAAAGGAAGATAAAAAATAACCACCGATTCCTAGAGTGGCTAATCCCAAGACCCCCCTGCCGATTCGATCCGTTGCCGCCCGGCTTCCTCCTGGAAAAGGGATATCGGGAAAATGGGCGGTAAAGGGTTCCATAAGGTCAGGATAACCGGGCTCGGTACAGCCGATACAGGGGGAATTGCACCCTATAGGCCAATTATAATGATCGTTCCAGCGACGGATCGGACAATCCGCATAGGTGACCGGTCCTTTACAGCCTACCCGGTAAAGGCATTCTTTCTGACCGATATCTGTGGCAAATATGCCCTGGTCGTAGTAGCGGCGACGGGGACAATTATTATGAATAGTCTCCCCAAAAAACATTTTCGGCCGGCCGAATTTCTCCAATTCAGGCTCACCATAAAGAGCTAAGTGAAGGAGAGTTCCCATGATCCAATCCGGATGGGCGGGGCAGCCGGAGACATTGATCACCCGGCGCTCGGGCAAAATATTTTGTACACCGGTAGACTGTGTAGGATTAGGGTAACCGGCGACGGGTCCCCCATAGGTAGCGCAATGGCCAACAGCCACTACGTATTTGGCTTTTAACCCCAGTCTGCGCACCAGATCCAGACCGGTGATCAGTTGACCGTTTTCCAATCCGGCGTAATTATAATGACCTCCGTCCCGGCGAATCATAGAACCTTGAACAAGAAGAACAAACTCATGAGCTTGATTTTTTTCGATCTCCAACAAGACGTCGTAGGCCAGCTCCCCTTGTGATTGCATCATGGTCCAGTCATAACGCCATTCAGTAATGTTGGTAAATATATCGGATAGAGTGGGTGACCAGATATTATCCAAAGAAATGCTGTCACCGGTACAGGTTCCTGTCTCCACCATAATAATGGGAAGTTTATTGATTTCTCCTTGTGCGAGGGCTTTTTCCAGTTCGGGGGTTACTAAGCTGATGAAGTTGCCCAGAATTGCGCCTTTGACCACCAGCTTAAGAAATTCTCGACGATTAAGCACGGCATAACCCTCCTTAATAAATTATTCTCCCCAGAATATGTAAAAAAATCCGTCTAGGTAGAGCAGTGCATGCAAATAGTTATGAATTAAAAACCGCTGTCCAATGAACTTAAGTCCCTTGAACAGCGGTCTTTTTAATGTTTAATTACTCATCTTTTTGAACGCAGAAACCGACGGATTCGCCATAGCCTTTAGTACCGGCAACTTCAATGACTCTTTGAGGCTCATTGCCTTTAGCGCCGGGGAGTTTGAATGTGGTATTATCCATGCGCTCAATGGCAACCTCCTCAGGCTTCTCCAATTGAGGGACATAATCATAGGGATAACGATAAGCACGGTAAATCATATTAATAGGCATTTGTTTTCCCCAATAGGGTGAGATGTATTCCCAGACCAGTTCGTGCTCACTGGTTACTTCCAGCAAACGTCCATCAGAGCCCTCGGTGATGAGGGTGTTGCCGTTAGGCAGCCGTTGGGCGCTGCTGATGAAGGGGCTATAGAAATGGGAAGCATGGAAGGGCATCCCATGTCCCATCTCAGCAGGTGAAAACTGCCATACGATTTCCATGGTGGTGGGATCGATCTCCAGGACGCGGGAGAAATCACGGCGAACCGCTTTATTGCCCGTAGAACTAAATTGGTTTGGATTATCATAGCCTGCCCAACCGCCGTTATCAAAGATTAAGATATTTCCTTCCCCAGGGAGACCTTGCGGAATCATGTGAACATGGTGCTGACCAATGATGACGCCAATTTTCTTTGTGGCCTCATTTTCATCATAGTTTGGACCCAGCTTCCAAACGATTTTTCCGGTTTCTTTGGAAATAATGGCTAAAATATTGGTTTCTCGGCCATCAAAAATGATGTTGTCCGGATGGAAGCGCTCATCTCCCGCATCATACCACCTATTGGGCCCGAGGACGCTGATGGAGTTAATGTGCATCCAGTCGGCACCTGCCGGGGTCATATTAGGATCTCTGTATAAGGCGTTTTTGGCTCCATTGGTGAAACCGTATTCATCAAAGTGTTCATGACATTTCCATTCCCAGACAATATTTCCTTCCCAGTCCACTTCGATGATGGTGTCGTCATGAAGTCTCTTGTCGGTCATTTTTTTATTATAGCAATTGCGATGAGTAAGGATGAGAGTGTTCCCGCTGTCTACTTTACACTCCATGCCAGGTACATAATAGCCCACCGGATTGCCTTCTCTCTGGTAATCATGATGCTGTCTTGCCATCCACTGGGGCTCTTCATCGGGATCTTCGATAAATTCATGTTTATCAAATTTCCAGACTATATTGCCGTCCCAATCGATTTGGACCAGATCGATTTGATCCTGATAACCGCATAGAACATTTCTTTCTCCAAGGCTGCCCATGATATAGCCGCCTTTTAACAGCTTGTTGGGGAAACCCTGGAAATCTTTCCAGAAGCTGACCACGCCGCCATTCATATCGATTAAGGTTGCCCCATGCTCGTTGGCAGGAAAGATGGTGTAGCCATTAAAACATTTTTCCGGATTGTAGATAGTGACTCCTGTTGGATGTACGCTTGGATGACCCATACTAAGACCTCCTAAGATTAAATTTATTTGATTCTTACTTCACGAGCCTTAATAAGAGTTAAAACTCATGAAGATAAGTCCGAATAAGGAAAACTTAAAGGACATTTTATTTATTGAAATTAGTACAAAAACAAGCCTGATAGGTAGCTCCATATAATTGCTATAGCAGTAATCACAATTATAGTGGGGAATCCATATTGGTAGATGTCTTTAGGGCGAATCCACTTAGCATTAGGAAATAAGATCGCGGAGGCAGCAGAGGCGGCCGGGGTTAGGATGGCAAAGCTGCTGGCGACCATAACTAAATAAGAAACCTGTTCAGGATTGATGCCTAAAGTACCGGACATGCTGATGACCACGGGCAAGAAAAGGGCAACCACAACCATGTTAATCATGAAGTTGGTGAGGACAACGGTAATAAGGGTAATAACCACAACGAACATGAGTGGGGATAAGCTGGTAAGTATGGGAGCCACGTTGAGCTGGAGGAATTCATTGACACCTGTTTTGGGGTTCATCAGACAACCGCCAATGGCTAAGATGACAAGAACCATGGCCACCATGTTCCAAGGTACGCCTTTAGTCGCCAGCGCTGCGAAGTTAAAAATATTCTGGCCGTTGCTTTTTATCAGGGAGAGTACGCCAAAGACCAGTACAATAACGCCCACTACGCCCATATGGTTCAGCAGATTAGCAAAAGCATTTCCCTTTGGCAAGATACTTGGTAACAATAATAGAACAATGAAAGCTCCTAAAGAAACCAGAGCGATTTTTTTGATTGGGGTTACTTTTAAATCCTCAGGGTTAATTAAGTCACTGGTTAATTTTTTTAATGATGTGATATCGAGTTTGAAAACATATTTACAGAGAAGAAGGTAGGCGAATATGGAGATTATTCCCACAGGCAAGCTAAACGCCATATAGCGTATCATGTTTCCTGGCTCACCCATAAGGTTGGCATATACCCCGAGGTTCACGATAGCATTGCCACCCCAAGGCATGGCACAAAGGCTCAGTCCTCCCATTACAGCGATTCCAAAGACCATTAAGGTTGGAAATTTATCGTAAGGTTTTTGCCTAATGGTATCGGTCATGGTATAGACGATCTGCCATACTAGGAGCATACCGATAAAGATATTGACTAAGCTGCAGACAAGATAAGCTGTGAACAAGATCATAAAAATCAGACGCCAAGGATGTCCTTGGAGCGCTTTGCGGCTCATGAGCCAAGAAGCCAGGAATTGGCTTACACCTGCTTCTTCCAAGAATTTAACTAATACAAAGGCAAGTACCATGAAATAAAAGACATCGCTGCCCCAGCCCATGGCCACAAATTCTTTCATAGTCGCTACCCCTGTAAGAGGGAACGCTAAGCAGGCAAATAGGCTCGGCCAAACTTTTTCAGATATAGTCCAGCCGTATACTGTTGCTATGAACACGAAAAATACTTTCATACCAATAGGGGTAATAGGGGCCGGTGCCGGTAGAATCCATCCTAACCCTGCAATCACAAAAAAGAATAAGACCTTAATAAGTTCTTTGTCCATTCCGGGTTGGGGGGTGACCAGTGGATGTGGTGTTAAGGAGTCTTCAGTTTGTTTAACTGCCATGGTATCAACCTCCTGTATTAAAATGTGATTGTAATCACTTTCTATTTTAAAGAGGAGCAATGGGTTTGTATAATATAGGTTTTATTATGAAGAATATGTGAAAAATAATATAAACACAAGATAAGCTTCTTGTGTTTATACAGAGCACTGATGATTGGGGATTATAGGCAAAATGATCTACTGATTTATAATAATGTTTTTAAGGGATTGTCGTACATGAATCAACAATTCTTTTTCAATAAGGGAGAGAGGCTCTTTGCTGAAATAAAGAATACAAAAACTGTGGGGTTCATGGAACTCCCGAATAGGAAGTGCTTGTATCAGGCCTTTTTTTACATATAAATTATTCATGGCAAAAATCTTCGGGAAAACTGCATATCCTAAATTTTCACTGATGAGCATTTTTACAAGTTCGATATCTTGAACAATTATTTCCTTATTTGAGGGAGAAAGTTGATTAGATGAAGCAAATACGTGTTTGTGGATATCGTCCATTTCTTTTAAAGCAATGGTAAAGTTGTCTTTATAGGAAATGGATATAAGGTTTTTAAAATCTGTTAGGCAGACCGATTCCTGGCAGGCTAAAGGATTGCGGCTGCTGATAAAAAGAGTCATATTTAAATTATCTGCTCCTGGAATGATCTCACAAGCAATACCTTTGCCTGTGAGCTTCCTCAAGAGTTCTTGTTCCTGGCTTTTAGGGCTGGATATCACCCCGAGGGAGTAGACTCCTTTTTCCATCATGTCGATAATTTCGTAAAAGCGGGCTTCTTGAATATGTAGATTGACACTAGGATAAAGTTCCCGGAAATCAATCAGGATTTGTGAAAAAACAGCATTGGCAAGGGCAGCAGGAACAGCTATATGAAGATTTCGGATTAAGACATCATTGCCGTCCATAATCCCTTTAATCTTCTCTTCGACGTCTAGAATTTTTTTAGCCAAGGAGAGGATTTCCTTTCCCTGTTCAGTGGGCACAACTCTTTTATTATTGCGTTCAAATAGCTTAAACCCAAGCTCCTCTTCAAAATTGTTAATAGAGATGCTAAAAGAAGGCTGGCTGATGAACAGGGCTTTTGCGGCCTTTGAAAAGGATTGATGTTCTTCAATTTTAAGGATTTGCTTAAACTGTTCTAAGCGCATAGAAGGCCTCCAGATGGATTTAGTATTACTGACTGGTTTTTTGGATGATTTCTTTAATGACCTTAATGAATTGCTCTAATAAAGACGATAAGGGCTCATTTTTGAAATAGATAAGGTACATAAATGCATTAATATTGTCAGGGATATCGTCGATAGGCCGTAATTGGAGCAGGCCCTGTTTAAAATAGATATCATTGAGGGCAAAAACCGAGGGAAAGATGGCCACTCCTCTATTGTTAGAGAGAATAAACTTTAGCATTTCCCGGTCATAGACGAAAAGAGATTGATTGTTTTTGGGGGCAATGCCGGACATTCGCAGAAAAGCTTCATTCATCCCATAATAATCGACAAACGTCACTTCTTGAAGATCAGATAAGCTCACGCGTTTTTTTTGTGCTAAAGGATGCTTATTGCCAACGATCACATTAAAGGTGGTGTCCAGAACTCTTTCATAAGCGATGTTTTTACTATCTAACAGCTTAAGTTGGGTATGCTCTTGTACCTTAGGCCAGCCTGTAATACCCAGCATACTGTCCCCTTCTTCTACCTTACGGATGACGTCTTTAGCGCAGTCTTCGGTAATCGCAAGATTTACATTGGGGTAGTGTTGATGTACGTAGGTTATCAAGGGAGAGGCAAAGGCATTAAAAACAGCTGGGCCGAGAGCTAAACTTATATTCCCATATAATACAGAAGTTCCTCTGGCATAAGTTTTGACTTCTTCGACATAATTAATCAGCTCCTGAGCCAAAGCCAGGACTTCCTTACCTTGACTTGTAAAGATAGTGTTGGTATTGCTGCGGCGAAAGATTTTATAACCCAATTCAATCTCAAGTTGTTTAATAGAATGACTAAGCTGCGGCTGGCTTATTAGAAAGGTTCTAGCAGCCTCTGAGATTGATTTTTTATTATAAACTTCTATAATATGCTGTAATTGTTCTAAACGCATAATAAACCTCAATAGTGCTCAATAATTTTTTATCATATGTATTATTTTATCTTATACAGAGGTAGAATGGGTACAAGATTAAGTTGTTGAGAACTTCACTGGGTTTTAAAAGATTAGAAAGTAACGAGAAAGGGAGCGCTCTTAGCTACAGTTAAAAGTAGTTCAGAAGCACTCCCTTTTTCGTTTGGGTAACGAAGTAGACTGGTTATAAATTCCTGCGTCCAGGAATTTATTACGCAACATCAGGCAAACGCGGCATTTTTCCTGACTATGACAAAATACCATGGAATGTGTCGAATATCAAGGAACAATTTGTTCATAGATAGGAAAATAGTACCGCAAATCAGGCAAGAACATAAGAAAGGCTTAGTTTTTCTTCTTTTTTGGCCTTATTCCATTGGACAATGACCACATTATTGCATCGTTCATATAATGCAAAGTGATAGAAACGCAGCAACAGAATCACTGATATAGGAGGTTAAAGGATGAACTTTCGCTTTTTCCCATGGACACAACCTACGAATTATGGTCATCTTTTCCTTGGACTGGATACCCAAGTTCCTCTAGCTGCAGGAGGTTCAGTCCCGGGAATAAATTTTGATAATGGGGCTACGACTCCGCCGTTTCTCTCTGTATTGGAGGAGATCAATCGTTTTGCCCCTTTATATGGCTCCGTTCATCGGGGAGCGGGCTATAAATCTGTTGTGTCTTCTCAAATTTATGAACAGGCCAGAACTGAGGTCCTTAGGTTTGTTGGAGGGGACCCTCGGTCAGATACGGTCATTTTTGTAAAGAATACTACAGAGGCACTTAATAAACTGGCCAATCGTTTCCAGAATAAAAACAAAAAAGAGGTCATTCTGACCACGTGGATGGAGCATCATTCCAATCTTCTTCCTTGGCGCGAAAGATTCGACGTGGACTACATAGAGATTGATGAGCAGGGGCGCCTGCGCATGGATGACCTTAGAGCCAAGCTGGAGCGCTACCAGGGCGCAGTCAAGCTT is a window encoding:
- a CDS encoding cytochrome b/b6 domain-containing protein encodes the protein MVLVGCGGEIVKYNKKNQGSQPQLKIRKPVVKELNKDQLINHIEMRQPASVRFFHWGFAFSLIAIILTGLILHQPLPFLALPYSKVFVMHVGFGWLASAFFIFRLVDMLMHKDKTLLLSWQDIKNLPKVFAYYFYLRSDLPPYGQYNSGQKVIFTSWFLLFPFLVFISLASYWAGERLDWVIKLLGGIQVLRIIKYFGAIYFASTILLHIYLGLTENLSKLQSMVTGYEQKNCEKSPAYQRPDYHTKR
- a CDS encoding nickel-dependent hydrogenase large subunit, whose protein sequence is MSLLEKKVIFPFTRIHNPMLVEAYLENGVIQEAFISDTLYRGFEQILEGRPAFDMPYYTQRICGICSSVHAVAAAFAVEQALGMTVPSNGLIQRNLIMGSDFLQNHIRHFYLMSMPDYFKGPDIPPFTPHLEGDIRFNTEENQRMTEHYFQAVEISRDAHAAFGVFGGKAPHGHGIVPGGCTMHVDADKINRYRGYLIKILEFINNVMIPDIELLVKRYPEYVHLGKGNGSFLSVGGFTQPDGGTLFPHGIVLEDKHQPFDDRLILEEVTTSWYKPTPPAHPWQGITEPDKSQPQGYTWVKAPRYQGHALEVGPLARAVIAKEKIIGYGTLGRHWSRVMETKKIAEAAMIWLERLVPGAETLNTKVQQESGMGIGYVEAMRGTLGHWVKIEKGRVKHYQIITPSTWNFSSRDEAGNCSVGELSIRGLTIKHPELKEAGRVIRSFDPCFSCSVHLIDGEQLRTLDIRV
- a CDS encoding hydrogenase small subunit — encoded protein: MLNRREFLKLVVKGAILGNFISLVTPELEKALAQGEINKLPIIMVETGTCTGDSISLDNIWSPTLSDIFTNITEWRYDWTMMQSQGELAYDVLLEIEKNQAHEFVLLVQGSMIRRDGGHYNYAGLENGQLITGLDLVRRLGLKAKYVVAVGHCATYGGPVAGYPNPTQSTGVQNILPERRVINVSGCPAHPDWIMGTLLHLALYGEPELEKFGRPKMFFGETIHNNCPRRRYYDQGIFATDIGQKECLYRVGCKGPVTYADCPIRRWNDHYNWPIGCNSPCIGCTEPGYPDLMEPFTAHFPDIPFPGGSRAATDRIGRGVLGLATLGIGGYFLSSFYKGRLHRNFIRSTIKEKKKKIKVKKVKFCHQYRPKKPKE
- a CDS encoding aryl-sulfate sulfotransferase; this encodes MGHPSVHPTGVTIYNPEKCFNGYTIFPANEHGATLIDMNGGVVSFWKDFQGFPNKLLKGGYIMGSLGERNVLCGYQDQIDLVQIDWDGNIVWKFDKHEFIEDPDEEPQWMARQHHDYQREGNPVGYYVPGMECKVDSGNTLILTHRNCYNKKMTDKRLHDDTIIEVDWEGNIVWEWKCHEHFDEYGFTNGAKNALYRDPNMTPAGADWMHINSISVLGPNRWYDAGDERFHPDNIIFDGRETNILAIISKETGKIVWKLGPNYDENEATKKIGVIIGQHHVHMIPQGLPGEGNILIFDNGGWAGYDNPNQFSSTGNKAVRRDFSRVLEIDPTTMEIVWQFSPAEMGHGMPFHASHFYSPFISSAQRLPNGNTLITEGSDGRLLEVTSEHELVWEYISPYWGKQMPINMIYRAYRYPYDYVPQLEKPEEVAIERMDNTTFKLPGAKGNEPQRVIEVAGTKGYGESVGFCVQKDE
- a CDS encoding SLC13 family permease, which produces MAVKQTEDSLTPHPLVTPQPGMDKELIKVLFFFVIAGLGWILPAPAPITPIGMKVFFVFIATVYGWTISEKVWPSLFACLAFPLTGVATMKEFVAMGWGSDVFYFMVLAFVLVKFLEEAGVSQFLASWLMSRKALQGHPWRLIFMILFTAYLVCSLVNIFIGMLLVWQIVYTMTDTIRQKPYDKFPTLMVFGIAVMGGLSLCAMPWGGNAIVNLGVYANLMGEPGNMIRYMAFSLPVGIISIFAYLLLCKYVFKLDITSLKKLTSDLINPEDLKVTPIKKIALVSLGAFIVLLLLPSILPKGNAFANLLNHMGVVGVIVLVFGVLSLIKSNGQNIFNFAALATKGVPWNMVAMVLVILAIGGCLMNPKTGVNEFLQLNVAPILTSLSPLMFVVVITLITVVLTNFMINMVVVALFLPVVISMSGTLGINPEQVSYLVMVASSFAILTPAASAASAILFPNAKWIRPKDIYQYGFPTIIVITAIAIIWSYLSGLFLY
- a CDS encoding LysR family transcriptional regulator — encoded protein: MRLEQFKQILKIEEHQSFSKAAKALFISQPSFSISINNFEEELGFKLFERNNKRVVPTEQGKEILSLAKKILDVEEKIKGIMDGNDVLIRNLHIAVPAALANAVFSQILIDFRELYPSVNLHIQEARFYEIIDMMEKGVYSLGVISSPKSQEQELLRKLTGKGIACEIIPGADNLNMTLFISSRNPLACQESVCLTDFKNLISISYKDNFTIALKEMDDIHKHVFASSNQLSPSNKEIIVQDIELVKMLISENLGYAVFPKIFAMNNLYVKKGLIQALPIREFHEPHSFCILYFSKEPLSLIEKELLIHVRQSLKNIIINQ
- a CDS encoding LysR family transcriptional regulator translates to MRLEQLQHIIEVYNKKSISEAARTFLISQPQLSHSIKQLEIELGYKIFRRSNTNTIFTSQGKEVLALAQELINYVEEVKTYARGTSVLYGNISLALGPAVFNAFASPLITYVHQHYPNVNLAITEDCAKDVIRKVEEGDSMLGITGWPKVQEHTQLKLLDSKNIAYERVLDTTFNVIVGNKHPLAQKKRVSLSDLQEVTFVDYYGMNEAFLRMSGIAPKNNQSLFVYDREMLKFILSNNRGVAIFPSVFALNDIYFKQGLLQLRPIDDIPDNINAFMYLIYFKNEPLSSLLEQFIKVIKEIIQKTSQ